The nucleotide window ATTTGGTTTATAAACCTTTATAACTTTTTAGATGGTATAAATGGCTATGCTGGAAGTGAAGCGGTATTTTTAGCAGTAGCTGGATTTATTTTATTTGGTGGAAATCATTTTTTAGTTTTAGCTATGGCAGTTTTAGGATTTTTATATTGGAATTGGAACAAAGCTAAAATATTTATGGGAGATGTAGGAAGTACACTTCTTGGATATAATATAGCAATTTTTACAATATATTATACAAATCAAGAACCAACAAACTTTTGGGTATGGATTATTTTATTTAGTGTTTATTGGTTTGATGCAACTTTGACTTTAATAAGAAGAAAATTAAATAAAGAAAAACTCTCTCTTGCCCATAAAAAGCATGCATATCAAAGACTTACCCAAGCAGGATGGAGTCACTATAAAGTGACGAATTATTCTATTGGATTAAATATATTATTATTAGGAATTGTATATTTCCTACCAAATATTTTAGTAGCAATTATTGTATCTTTGTTAGTTATAATCATAGTTATGAAATTTATAGATAATAAAAAGAAGTTTGAATAATGACATATAAAAGACTTGAAATACCTGAGTTAGTGCTATGTGAACCAACTTTCCATGAAGATAATCGTGGATTTGTTTTCGAATCATTTAAAAAAAAATCTTTTGACGATTTTTTAGGATTTAAAGTAGATTTTTCTCAAGATAATATCTCTTATAGTAAGTATGGAGTTGTAAGAGGACTTCATACAAATACTTATGAATTTGCCCAATCAAAGCTGATAAGTGTTTTAAAAGGTAAAATCCTTGATGTAGCAGTTGATTTTAGAGTAGGAAGTCCAAGTTTTGGAAAAGTAGTAAGTGTAGAGTTAAATAGTGAAGAAAATAAACAACTTTTCATACCAAGAGGTTTTTTACATGGTTTTTCAGTTTTAAGTGAAGATGCACTTGTTATGATAAAAATTGATAGATATTTTGCAAGTGGTGAAAGTATAGGTATCAGATATGATGACAAAGATTTATCAATTGATTGGAAAATAGATGAAAAATTTGTTATTTTATCTGAAGCTGATAAAAAATTATCAAATTTTAAAGACATAAAATCACCATTTGTTTATGGTGAAAATTATTATTAGAAGGCTTTTATGAATTATCTAAGAGATAAAAGATTTTTAGGGATTATAGCAACGATTGTTATATCAATTTTTTCATTTTTTTTGGTTACATTTTTGTTAGCCAAAGGTGTTTTTTTAGAAGCTTTAATCATTATTCTTATTTTTAGAGTGATTGCATCATTTTTATTTTTTGATGATTATAAATTATCTTGGTCAAAAGCCTCTACAAAAACTGGACTTATGAAAGTTATACTAGCTGTTATAAGTTTTGTTGTTTATATGCCTATCTTGTATTATTGGTTTAAAATACCTTTTAATCTTATGTTTATTGATTTGATATTTTATACTTTTATAGTAAATATTTTAGTATATGTTTACAAGTATTATCATACAGTTGGAAGAAATCAAAAAACAAAAAAACTTGTGATATATGGTGCAGGAAAAGCTGGTTTGCAACTTCAAAGAGAATTTTTAAATAGTGAGTATCATTTAGTTTGTTTTATTGATGATGATGAAATCTTACATCATAGAAGTATAGATGGTATTTCTATTTATTCTCAAGAAAAATATTATAGTTTATTTCAAGAAGAAAAATTTGATATGATGGTTATAGCTATGCCATCTGTCTCAAAAGATAGAATAAAAAATATTTATGAAACTATGCAAGGAAACTTTGATAGAATCAAAATCCTACCAAGTATTCAAAATATCTTGAAAAAAGAAGAGTTTACAAAACAACTAAAAGATATTTCAGTTGAAGATTTACTTGCTCGTCATCCAAAAGATTTGGATAAAAAACAAATAGAAAATTTTATAAAAGATAAAGTAGTCCTTATAACTGGTGCAGGTGGAAGTATAGGAAGTGAGATAAGTAGACAATGTAAAGCTTATGGAGCAAAACAATTAATACTTTTAGATCATAGTGAGTTTAATCTTTATTCTATTATGGAAGAATTAAAAGATGAAAATGTTATTCCAGTTATGCAAACAGTTAGAAATTTTGGTTTTATAGAAAATACTTTTGAAAAATATAAACCGCAGATTGTTATTCACGCAGCTGCTTACAAACACGTTCCTTTAGTTGAACACAATATTTTAGAAGGTATTTCAAACAATATAATTGGAACTAAAAATTGTATAGATTTATCTATAAAATATGGAGTTGAAAAATTTGTATTAATCTCAACTGATAAAGCTGTTCGTCCAACAAATGTAATGGGAACAACAAAAAGAATTTGTGAATTATATGCTCAAAATGTAAATGCAGAAAATACAGAAATAGTAGCAGTTAGATTTGGTAATGTTTTAGGAAGTAGTGGAAGTGTTATTCCAAAATTCAAATCTCAAATAGAACAAGGTAAAAATATAACTGTTACTCATCCAGATATTACAAGGTATTTTATGCTTATTCCTGAAGCTTGTGAACTTGTACTTCAAGCAGCAAGTATTGGAAAAGGTGGAGAAATTTTTATACTTGATATGGGTGAACCTATAAAGATAGTTGATTTAGCTAAAAAAATGATAGAACTAAGTGGAAGAAATGAGATAAATATTGAGTTTTGTGGCTTAAGACCTGGTGAAAAACTATATGAAGAATTATTGATAAATGATAGCGATCAAAAAACAAAGTATGAATCAATCACAGTTGCAAGCCCAACGAATTTTGATATAAATAAACTAAATCAAAAAATTGATGATTTACTTGTTTGTGATGATAAAATAGCAAAATTAAAAGAAATTGTTCCAGAATTTAATCATCAGCTTAATAATTAATAATATTATCTTAAGAAACTATAACTTATAATCTTTTAAATTATTATTTAAAGGATTTAGTTATGAAATCGGCCTTTTCTTTACTAGAATTGATTTTTGCGATAGTTATTTTGGGGATTATTGCATCTTTTGCTGTTCCAAAATATATGGATACAAAAGATAGTGCTTTGGTATCAACTATAAAAAGAGATATAAATACAGCTATAAATTCTATTCAAAGTTATTATTTATTAAATCAAAAGATAGAAAAAATAAGTGATACTATGAATGTAAATGATACAAACTGGACAATTGCTGATTTAAAAATGACTGATAAAAATTCTTGTTTAAGTTTAGAAGTAAAAACAGATTCAAATAGTACAAAAACTTTAGAATTAACTATTGATGATACAAAAGATACAACTATTTGTAAAAAGATTCAAAATTCAGGTTTAGTAAGTAAAACTTATGAATTGTATTAAAAGAGTTTTACTCTTTTTTTCTAATTCTTAAAAAAGAGGCAAATTTTGGTTTGTTGTTTTTTGTAAATCCATAATATTTAAAAGTTATGATTTCACCAATTTTTGGTGGGTTAAGTCTTTCTTTATTTGAAAAACCACCGCCAAGATTGAAAACTATACCGTTTTTTAGTTTTATAACTAAACTTTTAAAGTTTTTCTCTTTATTATAATTATGACCTATTACAACTCCCTCATCATCGAAAAATGTTTTTACTTTTAAAATATTATTTGTTCTTCCATTTTCATAGTTTAAATATGGATTTTTTAAAATTATTCCTTCTGCTTTTTTATTTACTAATTCTTCTAAATATTTATTTAAATGTTTTTTATCTTTACAAATTATTTGAGGAATAATTTTTATGAAATTATTTGGATTTTTATTTAACCAAATTTTTATTTTTTCTAATCTTTTATCAAAATTTCCTTTTATATTGGGGACTTCAAAGATATTATACGTTATTTGTTGCCAATCTTTTGATGGATTTGTATCAAGAACTATATTTTGAATATTCTCGAAATCATCTCTTTTTGTATAAAGTTCCCCATCTAGTTCAAATGGTGGAAAATTTTTTGTAAACCAAATTGGTGCATAGATTTTATTTCCATTTTTACTAAGTAGTTCTTTACCATTCCAATAAGCTCTAATTCCATCTAATTTTTCACTCATATACCATCCGTTTATTTGATGTTTAGTTTCATCATAAATATTTGCTTTTTGTAAATCTAGTGCATACATTGAGATATTTAGTAAAAAGATAAGTATAAGTTTCATTTTTAAATCCATTAAATAATATAATTTATTATATTTATAATATTCTTAAATATTTGAAAAACATCATAAAACCATAATAAATATTTAGCTAAAATAATCCACTTTTCAGAAGAAATAGATATAAAAGGACTCAAATTGGGTGAAAATAAGATATTAGATGAAAATAGCAAAAAGATATTATTAGATTCAATTAGAAGTGTAAAAGATTTTCCAAAAGCGGGCATTGTATTTAAAGATATTACGACTTTATTAAATAACAAAGATGCATTTAAACTTTTGATGAATCACTTAGAAGATAGATATAAATCTTATAATTTAGATTATATTGCTGGAATTGATTCAAGAGGTTTTATATTTGGTTCAGCTTTAGCAGATAGATTAGGTGTTGGTTTTGTTCCTGTTAGAAAAAAGGGAAAATTACCAAACACAACTGTTTGTGAAAAATATGAGTTAGAGTATGGTTTTGATGAGGTTGAATTACATCTTGATGCTTTCAATAATCAAAAAAATGTAAATGTTTTATTAATTGATGATATTATTGTAAGTGGTGGAACTGCATACGCAGCAGCAAATTTAATAAAAAAACTTGATGTAAATTTAGTTGAAATGTGTTTTTTAATGAATATTCATATTTTAAATGGTGCAAAAAAATTAAGTGAAGTTGCACCTGTATATTCTGTATTAGAAATTTAATAAAAAGAGAAATAAATGAGTAATTATATTCCAAAACCTAGTATTTTTGATCCTGATGATAAAGGACAATTTGGTATTTTTGGAGGTCAATATGTACCTGAAACTTTAATGCCAATTTTAAAAGAATTAGAAGCAACATATAAAAAATATAGATTTGATGAAGAGTTTTGGGCAGAAGTAAATGCTTTATTAAAAGATTATGTAGGACGAGAAAATCCACTTTATTTTGCAAAAAATATAAGTGAAGAAATAGGTGCAAAAGTTTATTTAAAAAGAGAAGATTTAAATCATACGGGCGCTCATAAAGTAAATAATGTTATAGCTCAAGGATTACTTGCTAAAAGAATGGGCAAAACGAAAGTAATTGCAGAAACAGGAGCTGGGCAACATGGAGTTGCAACTGCTACAATTGCAGCACTTATGGGATTAGAATGTACAGTGTTTATGGGTGCAAAAGATGTAGAAAGACAAGAATTAAATGTATTTAGAATGAAACTTTTAGGAGCTAAAGTAATAGCAGTTGAAAGTGGAAGTAAAACTTTAAAAGATGCAATGAATGATGCTATTAGATATTGGGTTACAAACGCACGTGATACATTTTATATAATTGGAACAGTTGCTGGTCCTCACCCATATCCTATGATGGTGCGAGATTTTCAAGCAGTTATAGGTTATGAAGCAAGAAAACAGATTTTAGAAAAGGAGGGAAAACTTCCTGATTATGTTGTTGCATGTATTGGTGGTGGATCAAATGCAATAGGTATGTTTTCACATTTTTTAGAAGATAAAGAAGTAAGTTGCGTTGGTATTGAAGCTGGTGGTTTAGGGTTAGATACTGATAAACATGGATGTAGTTTGGAAAAAGGAAGTCCTGGAGTATTACATGGACAATGTTCATATTTACTTCAAGATGAAGATGGACAAATTTTAGAAGCTCACAGTATAAGTGCAGGACTTGATTATCCAGGAATTGGACCTGAACACGCTTTTCACAAAGATAATAAAACAGTAAGTTATGATTCTATAACTGATAAAGAAGCTTTAGATGCTTTTGTATGGTTGAGTAGAGCAGAGGGAATTATTCCAGCTTTTGAATCATCTCATGCAATTGCATACTTAAAAAAAGCAAAAGAAAAATTAAAAGGAAAAATAGTTATCATAAGTCTATCTGGACGTGGAGATAAAGATATGATACAAGCAAAAAGTTTGTTAGATTTTAAGTAGTAGGGATAAAATGTGAAAGAACTTTTTAGAAAGATCCAGCCTTATTCAGGGAAGATATTAACTATTATTTTAATAGTGTTTTTCTCTTTTCTTATTTACAATTTATATCAAGCTCCTGTTGAAGGAATTGAAGAAAAGTTTATATACCTACTTAAAAAATATGGTTATATAATTCTTTTTGCCTGGGGAATGCTTGAAGGTGAAGCTGGTCTGATTATGGCTGGATTATTGTCTCATACCGGTGATATGAATTTATATATAGCTATTTTTGTAGCTGGACTTGGTGGCTTTGCTGGTGATCAAGTCTATTTTTATATTGGAAGATTTAATAAATCTTATGTTCACAAAAAATTTAAAAATCAAAGAAGAAAATTTGCCCTTGCTCATTTATTACTTAAAAAGCATGGTTGGCCTATAATTTTTATACAAAGATATATGTATGGAATGAGAACAGTTATTCCCATTTCAATTGGTCTTACAAGATATAGTGCTAAAATGTTTGCGTTTATAAATCTAATATCAGCTTGGTGTTGGGCTGCCCTTACAATAGTACCAGTTTGGTATTTTGGAAATGAAATATTAGTTGTATTAGAGTGGATAAAAGAGCATTGGTATTTAGCTATTCCAATTGCTGCAATATTTGGTGGAAGTATTTTATACTATATAAATCAAACTACAAAAAAAGTAGAAAAAAGAGGTCAAAATGAAGATTAATTTAGTAAAAAAAAGTGAAAAAGTTAGTTCAGAAATTGAAATAATTTTTGTAAAAGAAATTGATAGTATTGATAATGACAAAGAACTTTTAGAAATTCTTGATTTTAAAGCAAAAGATGAAACTTGTGTTTTATTAGCTGAATCTAAAAAAGTTTATGTAGGATATGAAGAAAATAGTTATGATTGCATTGCAATAGCAGTAGCAACAGCAATTAAAAAAATCCAAACAACAAAATTTAAAAGTGCTAAAATTGAATTAACACCTGAATTAGAAGAACATTTTAAAGCTTTAGTTGAAGGTGCAGTGTTAGGTGAATATAAATTTACTGATTATAAATCAGAAAAAGATGAAAAAATAAAATTAGAGTTAGATATAGTAGTTGAAGAAAAATCATCTAAACTAGAAACAATTTTAAAAGATTCAAAAATCATTGCAAAAGCTGTAAATAAAGCAAGAAATATGGTAAATACAGCTCCTGCTGATTTTTATCCTGAAATTATGGCTTCTATGGCTGAAGAAATTGCAAAAGATGTAGAAATAAAATGTGAAATACATGGTGAAAAATATTTAGAAAAACACAATATGATGGCAATGCACAGTGTTGGACGTGCCTCTATTCATGAATCAAAACTTATTCATCTAACATATAAACCTAAAAATCCTAAGTTTAAAATTGTTTTAGTTGGAAAAGGTTTGACATATGATTCAGGTGGTTTATCTTTAAAACCAAGTGATTTTATGGTTACAATGAAAGCTGATAAATCAGGTGGTTGTGCAGTTTTATCAACACTTTGGGCAATTGCAAAATTAGAACTTCCTTTTGAAGTTCATGGAATAGTTGGTGCGGTTGAAAATATGATAGGTGGAAATGCATATAAACCTGATGACATTTTAACAGCAAGAAATGGGAAAACAATAGAAGTAAGAAATACAGATGCAGAAGGAAGATTAGTTCTTGCAGATTGTTTATGTTATGCTCAAGATGAAATAAAAGATATTGATTATATTTTTGATTATGCTACATTAACAGGTGCTTGTGTAGTTGGTGTTGGTGAGTATACAACAGGAATTATGGGGAATAATGAAGTATTAAAAAGAAATACAGTTGCAAGTGCTTTAAAAGCTGGAGAATATGCAACATCGTTAGATTTTAACAGATATTTGAAAAAAACTATTAAATCTGAAATTGCAGATATTTGTAATGTTGCAAATACAAGATATGGTGGAGCAATAACTGCTGGAATGTTCTTAGACAATTTTATTTATGATGAAAATAAAAGTAAATGGGTACATTTTGATATAGCAGGTCCTGCATATGTAGAAAAAAATTGGGGATATAACTCTATTGGAGCAAGTGGAGCAGGGGTAAGAACTACAATTGGATTTTTACAAGATTTATTAGAAAATTAAAATAATGGGGAAAACCCCATTATTATTTTTTAGGTTCAGTAACAAGTGAGATATTAAAAAAATCATTTTTTTGTAATATTTCTAAAATCTCAACTATCTTTTCATATTTTACATCTTTGTCAATTCTAAAGATTATATTTTTTTGTTTATTATCTATTAATTCTATCTCTTTTTCTAGCTCTTCTAAAGTTGTCTCTTTACCAAAAAGTGCAAGCTTTTCACCATCAAGTTCAATAACCAACTCTTTTTCTTTTAATTCTATTTCTTGAGCTGTTGAGCTTGGAAGATTTAAAACTAAAGCAAGTTCATCTTTTTTGAATACAGAAGATACAATGAAAAATATAAGTAAGATAAAAACAACATCAATAAGTGGCGTAATATCTGGAGTTAATATTTCTCTTTTTTTCATATCTTTTTAAGAACCTCTTTTTGAATTTTTAGTTCAATATCATCTAAAATTCCTACAATATAGTTGTATCCAATATAATGAGGAATCGCTACAATTAAACCAGCTATAGTTGTGATTAACGCAACAGAAATTCCATTTGAAAATATAGATGGATCACCTAAACCACTTTTTGTAATAGAATCAAATGAATCTAAAACACCAATAACTGTACCTAAAAGACCAAGTAAAGGTGCAACAGATGCGATTATTTTAACAGTATTTAATCCAAATTCTAATTTTCTAATTTTTCTATTGATATAATTTTCAATAGAATCTTTTTTAAATTCTTGACTATTTGACTTCGCAAAATTAATGATTTCAGATATCAGAAGTTCTCTTTTATTTCCAGATAACGCAATAACAACAAGTTTCCAAAACATAATTGTAAAACCTATAATATTTAGAAAAATAAGTATATAAACTATTATTCCACCCCTATCAATATAATTGATTAAATCAATTCCCATTCATTAGCTCCTTGTGATTTGATAAACAATTGGTACAGTAATTTCCCAAGAGTTTTTATTTAATTTTTCTGGTATTGGTTCAAAATTACTAATTTTGGTTAAAATCTCAATTGCTGCTTCATCTAACTTTTCAAAACTTGATTTTTTAACTATTCTTATGTTTTTGATTTGTCCATCTTTTGAAACAACAAAACAAACATGAACTTTTCCCATTTGGTTTAATCTTTTAGCAGATTTAGGATAGATTTTATTTTTTTCTATCAACATTCTAATTTTGGCTAAATATTCATTTTCCAAAGCATCTTTTAAAGATGGATCAATATCTTTTTTTACACTTTTAATATCAGAAGAACTCTCAAGTGGAATAACTTCTTTTATTTCCTGTTTAACTTCTTTTATCTCCTCTATTTTTTTTTCAACCTTTTTTTCAACTTTTTTCTCTTTTTTATGATGTTCTTTTTTCTTCACTTGTTTGATTTTGTTTTTACTTTCAGTTTTAGGTAAAGGTTTAATTTCAACAGGTTTCTCAATAACTGGTTCTACCACAGGTTCAGGCTTTTTTAATACTACATTTTGTAAATTTATCTTTGTAACTTGAGCAGGAGGTTCAGCAGGTAATTCCACCTCTTCAGTGACTTTTAAATTTGCAAATAGTAACAAATGTGCTGATATTGTTAGTGTTAATATAACTAATAGACTTTTTTTGTTTTCCATAAGTGCAATTTTAATACAATATTGATAATAATTATCTTAATTGAAATTAAATATTAAAAAGTTGTTAAAAAATCATTAAAAGAAAATATATATAATTCAACTGAATAAAAAAGAAGGATTGTCATTTGCGTAAAATAATAGTATGCTCACTATTTTGTAGTTTAGCCTTTGCAAATAACCTAGATATTTTGCAAAAAGATAAAAAAGAATCAAGAGAACTCGAAAAGAAATACATTGAATCAAATTATGAGAGTAATAAAAATGATTGGATTTCTCCTATAAATTTAAATTCAAGTTTAAATAGAAGTCATTCAATATCTAGTGATAATGATAAATTTTCAAAAAGTGTATCCATTGGATTTACACAAAGTATTTATGAATCAGGTGGCATAGAATTTACTATTCAGTATGCAAAGGATAAACTAAAGTATGATTTATTATCTTGGGAAAATCAAAATTCTCAACTTCTAGAATCAATTTACGATACATTGCTTGAAATATCAAAATTAAAATTGCAAATTGAACAAAGTCGTTATAAACTTGAAAATAAAGATATAGAATTAATTATAAAAAAGATTCAATATGAAGCAGGAAGAACAGATATTGTAGAGTTAAATAATGCAATTATGGCAAAAAACACTCAATTTAAAGATAACATTTCTTTAGAAAATTCTTTAAAAGATAAAGAGTATGAGTTATCAAAATATACAGATTTAAAATATGATGAAATAGAAATCTTAGATTTTAAAAATGTTTCGAAAGAGGATTTTATTAATTATAATTTAGATTTTTTACAAGAAGATTCAAAAGTTGAAATGTTAAATACAAGTTATAAAAAAACAAAAACAAACTATCTTCCAAAAGTCTCTTTAGGTGCAACAGGTTCTTATTCTAATATAGATGATTTGATAAAAAATGCAAATGAAGATGAAACTTCTGCCTCAGCATCTCTAACGCTTTTGGTTCCTTTATATGATTATAATAAATCAAATAAATTACAAGATTCAAAATTGGAATATTTAAAACAAAGAAGCCAAGTAAATGATTTGAAAAATGAAATTGCATATGAATATGAACAGATATTAAATCAAATAGATACATATGAAAAATATAATAAAACTATAGATGATAATATTAAATTATATAATGAATTAATAAGTGCAAATATAAGTTCAAATGAAGCTGGAATGACTTCTGTATATGATTTAGATATATTAAAAAATACAAAAAAAATAAACGAGTATGATATGTTGATAAATGATATAAATATCAAATTAGAATACTCAAAACTATATTTTAAGATTAAAGGCTAAAGTAAATGCAAGATACAAAATTGATTAAAGAATTAGATAATTATGGAAATAAGAAATCAAAAAAAGTATATTTTTGGATGATTTTGATTGGCTTATTAGTATTAGTTGGAGCGTATTATTATTTTATATATAAAAAGAATCAAAATGTTCAAACAGTTGAATACTTAACAAAAAAAGTTACTAGAGGAGATTTATCTGTTGTTGTAAATGCAACGGGAAATTTAAATCCTACAAATAGCGTTGATATTGGTATTGAGGTATCAGGAACGATAAAAGAAATTTATGTAGATTTTAATGATGAGGTTGAAGTAGGGCAAGTTTTAGCAAAACTTGATACAACAAAATTACAATCAGAAGTTGATAGTTTAACAGCATCATTAACTATTGCAAAAGCAAACCAAAAAGAGAGTGAAGTAAATCTTAGAAATAAAAAGTCTGTTTATGATAGAACTTTAAAAATGTTTAAAAGTTCAGGTGGAAAATATCCATCACAAAATGAATTAGATGATACAAAATTCACTTATGAAGCTGCAATATCATCTTTGGAAGCTTCAAAAGCTAAGGTTGAGCAAGCAGTTTATAATCTAAAAACAGCTCAACAAAATCTTGAAAAAGCTGTAGTAAAATCTTCTATTAAAGGTATTGTTTTAAATAGAGAAGTTGAAGTTGGACAAACTGTTGCTGCTTCAATGTCAACTCCAACTTTATTTACTTTGGCAAAAGATTTGACAAATATGGATTTGATTGTAAGTATAGATGAAGCGGATGTTGCAGATATTAAAAAAGATTTACCAGTTAGTTTTTCAGTTGATGCATATCCAAATAGAATATTTCAAGGGAAAATAAAACAAGTAAGATTAAATCCAGTTGATGTAAATGGAGTAATTACTTATGAAACAGTAGTTTCAGTGAATAATGAAGAATTACTTTTAAGACCAGGTATGACAGCAACTGCTAAGATTATTACTAAACAAAGCAAAGATAAGTTAATTATTCCAAATGGTGCTTTACGATTTAAATTAAAAAATCAAACTTTAGAAAAACAAACAACAATGAATTTTGTAGGACCTCCAAAACGTCCATCAGGTGATAATGGAGCTAAAAATATAGCAAAAAAAGAGTTTTCTACAATATATGTTTTAGAAAATAATCAGCCGAAAAAAATGATGATTAAAGTTTTAGATACAGATGGTAAATCAACAACAATTGAATCAAAAGATTTAAAAATTGATGATGAGGTAATAATCTCTCAAAAGAGTGATAATGGAAACTAAAAAAACTATCATTGAATTTAAAAATATTGTAAAAACTTATGGTGTAGGAGAAGCTCAAACTTTTGCTTTAAATGGAGTAAGTTTTACAATAAATGAAGGTGAATTCATCGCTATCATGGGAGCAAGTGGTAGTGGAAAATCAACTTCTATGAATATGATAGGATGTTTGGATAAACCAAGTAGTGGCGAATATTTTTTTAATGGAATTAATGTTGAAAAATTAAATAGAAATCAAATGGCACTTTTACGAAGAAATTATTTAGGATTTGTTTTTCAAGGCTTTAATTTATTAGGAAGAACATCAGCATTAGAAAATGTTGAATTACCTTTGATTTATAGAAAAGTTCCAGCAAAAGAAAGAAAAACTTTAGCATTTGAAGCTTTAAAAAAAGTTGGTCTTGAAAGTGTTGCTCATCATACTCCTGCTGAATTAAGTGGTGGACAGCAGCAACGTGTTGCAATTGCAAGGGCAATTGTAACAAATCCTTTAGTTTTATTAGCTGATGAACCAACAGGAAATCTTGATAGTATAAAAAGTTTAGAAATTATGAATTTATTAAAACAGTTAAATGAAGAATCAGGAATTACTATAATTATGGTAACACATGAGGAAGAGATGGCAAAATTTGCAAATAGAGTTATCTATTTTAGAGATGGTCATATTGAAGATAGTTTGAAAAAAGGATTTAAATAATGTTAGTAAATGCCTTTTTAATTGCTTTAAAAGAGATACGAAGAAATATATTAAGATCTTTTCTTACAATATTAGGAATTGTAATTGGAGTGGCTTCAGTTATTGCTATGGTTATGATAGGTGATGGAACAACTGAAAATGTAAAAGAGAGTATTTCGAAATTAGGAACAAATATGTTAACTTTAAGAGTGGGACAAGAAAGACGAGGACCACCACGAGAAGATAATAGTTCTAAACCTTTTACAAATGAAGATATAACAGCAATAAAAAATGAAGTTCAAAATATAAAAGCAGTTGCAGCTGAAAATTCTGCAACAGTTAATGTGGTATATGGAAATAAAAGTAATAGTTCTTCTGTAATTGGTACAAGTAATGATTATTTTATTATAAAAGATTGGGAAGTAACTGATGGAAGAACATTTGATGATGCTGAGTTAAATAGTGGAAAATCTTCTTGTATAATT belongs to Arcobacter defluvii and includes:
- a CDS encoding MraY family glycosyltransferase, with amino-acid sequence MVYIILFLISFSLTYIIKNYMIKKSLVASVNERSSHTIPTPHGGGIAIAITWFIGLFYLYFAGQIEQNLFYALLFGAVISIVSFFDDIYELSPKLRLIVQALVAIGGLYFLGGFETLTFGIFNIQNHIFTNIFAFFMIIWFINLYNFLDGINGYAGSEAVFLAVAGFILFGGNHFLVLAMAVLGFLYWNWNKAKIFMGDVGSTLLGYNIAIFTIYYTNQEPTNFWVWIILFSVYWFDATLTLIRRKLNKEKLSLAHKKHAYQRLTQAGWSHYKVTNYSIGLNILLLGIVYFLPNILVAIIVSLLVIIIVMKFIDNKKKFE
- the rfbC gene encoding dTDP-4-dehydrorhamnose 3,5-epimerase translates to MTYKRLEIPELVLCEPTFHEDNRGFVFESFKKKSFDDFLGFKVDFSQDNISYSKYGVVRGLHTNTYEFAQSKLISVLKGKILDVAVDFRVGSPSFGKVVSVELNSEENKQLFIPRGFLHGFSVLSEDALVMIKIDRYFASGESIGIRYDDKDLSIDWKIDEKFVILSEADKKLSNFKDIKSPFVYGENYY
- the pglF gene encoding UDP-N-acetylglucosamine 4,6-dehydratase (configuration-retaining) → MNYLRDKRFLGIIATIVISIFSFFLVTFLLAKGVFLEALIIILIFRVIASFLFFDDYKLSWSKASTKTGLMKVILAVISFVVYMPILYYWFKIPFNLMFIDLIFYTFIVNILVYVYKYYHTVGRNQKTKKLVIYGAGKAGLQLQREFLNSEYHLVCFIDDDEILHHRSIDGISIYSQEKYYSLFQEEKFDMMVIAMPSVSKDRIKNIYETMQGNFDRIKILPSIQNILKKEEFTKQLKDISVEDLLARHPKDLDKKQIENFIKDKVVLITGAGGSIGSEISRQCKAYGAKQLILLDHSEFNLYSIMEELKDENVIPVMQTVRNFGFIENTFEKYKPQIVIHAAAYKHVPLVEHNILEGISNNIIGTKNCIDLSIKYGVEKFVLISTDKAVRPTNVMGTTKRICELYAQNVNAENTEIVAVRFGNVLGSSGSVIPKFKSQIEQGKNITVTHPDITRYFMLIPEACELVLQAASIGKGGEIFILDMGEPIKIVDLAKKMIELSGRNEINIEFCGLRPGEKLYEELLINDSDQKTKYESITVASPTNFDINKLNQKIDDLLVCDDKIAKLKEIVPEFNHQLNN
- a CDS encoding type II secretion system protein — protein: MKSAFSLLELIFAIVILGIIASFAVPKYMDTKDSALVSTIKRDINTAINSIQSYYLLNQKIEKISDTMNVNDTNWTIADLKMTDKNSCLSLEVKTDSNSTKTLELTIDDTKDTTICKKIQNSGLVSKTYELY
- a CDS encoding DNA ligase, whose protein sequence is MKLILIFLLNISMYALDLQKANIYDETKHQINGWYMSEKLDGIRAYWNGKELLSKNGNKIYAPIWFTKNFPPFELDGELYTKRDDFENIQNIVLDTNPSKDWQQITYNIFEVPNIKGNFDKRLEKIKIWLNKNPNNFIKIIPQIICKDKKHLNKYLEELVNKKAEGIILKNPYLNYENGRTNNILKVKTFFDDEGVVIGHNYNKEKNFKSLVIKLKNGIVFNLGGGFSNKERLNPPKIGEIITFKYYGFTKNNKPKFASFLRIRKKE
- a CDS encoding adenine phosphoribosyltransferase, with the protein product MGENKILDENSKKILLDSIRSVKDFPKAGIVFKDITTLLNNKDAFKLLMNHLEDRYKSYNLDYIAGIDSRGFIFGSALADRLGVGFVPVRKKGKLPNTTVCEKYELEYGFDEVELHLDAFNNQKNVNVLLIDDIIVSGGTAYAAANLIKKLDVNLVEMCFLMNIHILNGAKKLSEVAPVYSVLEI
- the trpB gene encoding tryptophan synthase subunit beta — protein: MSNYIPKPSIFDPDDKGQFGIFGGQYVPETLMPILKELEATYKKYRFDEEFWAEVNALLKDYVGRENPLYFAKNISEEIGAKVYLKREDLNHTGAHKVNNVIAQGLLAKRMGKTKVIAETGAGQHGVATATIAALMGLECTVFMGAKDVERQELNVFRMKLLGAKVIAVESGSKTLKDAMNDAIRYWVTNARDTFYIIGTVAGPHPYPMMVRDFQAVIGYEARKQILEKEGKLPDYVVACIGGGSNAIGMFSHFLEDKEVSCVGIEAGGLGLDTDKHGCSLEKGSPGVLHGQCSYLLQDEDGQILEAHSISAGLDYPGIGPEHAFHKDNKTVSYDSITDKEALDAFVWLSRAEGIIPAFESSHAIAYLKKAKEKLKGKIVIISLSGRGDKDMIQAKSLLDFK